A window from Alkalicoccobacillus plakortidis encodes these proteins:
- a CDS encoding FixH family protein codes for MKKGLLAFSIVALFMIASCAIGQNQSIQYQEDTFDTLEADLSAPSETALHEPVTISVRVTLGEEPFTDVENVDFEIWRNGERDSGTTVAAQKADSGVYTLDTSFEEDGIYHIQAYVEADEEHLTSSKRIIAGDVSETDLEAAEQEFQQEQDQEKAQESNSN; via the coding sequence ATGAAAAAAGGACTTCTAGCATTTTCTATTGTTGCCCTTTTCATGATTGCAAGCTGCGCGATTGGGCAGAATCAATCGATTCAGTACCAAGAGGATACGTTCGATACACTTGAAGCTGATCTAAGTGCACCAAGCGAAACAGCCTTGCATGAACCGGTCACGATCTCTGTCCGTGTAACCTTGGGAGAAGAACCCTTCACGGATGTAGAAAACGTTGATTTTGAAATATGGCGTAATGGTGAAAGAGATTCAGGAACAACTGTTGCCGCCCAAAAAGCTGATTCTGGTGTTTACACACTCGACACTTCTTTTGAAGAAGACGGCATTTATCACATACAAGCCTATGTAGAAGCTGACGAAGAGCATCTTACGTCTTCCAAACGAATTATTGCTGGAGATGTTTCTGAAACAGACTTAGAAGCGGCCGAGCAAGAATTTCAACAAGAACAAGATCAAGAAAAGGCTCAAGAATCAAATTCTAACTAA
- a CDS encoding MATE family efflux transporter — protein MYSAISISQKIKLYTLILWPILITQISYHAMNVIDTMMSGRAGTTDLAGVAVGSSLWAPILTGFNGILMAVTPIIAQLLGKGEKQSISRSVLQALYLSVILALLVYLAGIFFLPSILQFMGLEAEVSHIAKHYLIGLSIGLVPLFASNVLRFFFDAQGFTRITMVILLIALPISAFLNYILIFGKFGFPELGGIGAGYATGITYWIIFGLSVFMTFKIPSIRSYALFSTWFRPSLKAWKGQLALGLPMGLSIFFEASIFSFVTLLVSRMFTTDVIAAHQAALNFASLLFMIPLSMSMALTIVVAYEIGAGRLKDARQYSKIGITASMLIISVASVLLYFFRESISYLYTDNQDVVQLAMSFFVFAIFYQLSDAAQATLQGVLRGYKDAAIPFIIALISYWGIGIPSGYLLATLTDLGPFGFWIGIIIGLTCAAIGFWIRLALINRRFRHSL, from the coding sequence ATGTATTCTGCTATATCTATTTCACAAAAAATTAAATTGTACACACTTATTCTTTGGCCGATCCTCATTACTCAGATTAGTTACCATGCCATGAATGTGATCGACACAATGATGTCTGGTCGAGCTGGAACCACTGACCTAGCTGGCGTTGCCGTTGGCTCAAGTCTTTGGGCACCTATTTTGACTGGATTTAATGGCATTCTGATGGCCGTTACCCCAATCATCGCTCAGCTTCTTGGAAAAGGAGAGAAACAAAGCATTTCTCGCTCTGTTCTCCAAGCATTGTATCTGTCTGTCATCTTAGCGCTACTTGTGTATCTCGCTGGCATTTTTTTCTTGCCTTCTATTCTTCAATTTATGGGTTTAGAGGCAGAGGTTTCACATATTGCAAAACATTATTTAATCGGACTATCTATTGGTCTTGTTCCACTTTTTGCATCAAATGTTCTGCGCTTTTTCTTTGATGCACAAGGCTTCACACGAATTACAATGGTTATCCTACTGATCGCCCTACCTATCAGTGCTTTTCTTAATTACATCTTGATTTTTGGAAAGTTTGGCTTTCCAGAACTCGGTGGGATCGGAGCTGGTTATGCCACTGGGATCACGTATTGGATCATTTTTGGCTTGAGTGTGTTTATGACTTTCAAAATCCCTTCTATTCGTTCGTATGCACTCTTTTCTACATGGTTCCGTCCGTCGCTTAAGGCCTGGAAGGGTCAACTTGCGTTAGGTTTACCCATGGGGCTATCTATTTTTTTTGAAGCAAGCATCTTTTCTTTTGTCACGTTGCTAGTTAGTCGCATGTTTACAACTGATGTTATTGCCGCTCATCAAGCAGCGTTAAATTTTGCATCCTTGTTATTTATGATCCCACTTAGTATGTCGATGGCACTAACCATTGTTGTAGCGTACGAAATCGGTGCTGGTCGTTTAAAAGACGCCAGACAGTATAGTAAGATTGGGATTACAGCCTCGATGCTCATCATTTCGGTTGCTTCTGTGTTACTTTACTTTTTTAGAGAATCCATTTCGTATCTGTACACAGATAATCAAGATGTTGTCCAACTTGCCATGAGTTTCTTTGTTTTTGCGATTTTTTATCAGCTGTCTGATGCAGCTCAAGCCACTTTACAAGGTGTACTTCGTGGCTACAAAGACGCTGCAATTCCTTTTATTATTGCGTTGATCTCCTATTGGGGAATCGGGATCCCTTCTGGTTATCTCCTTGCGACTTTAACTGATTTGGGACCGTTTGGTTTTTGGATAGGTATTATTATCGGACTTACTTGCGCAGCGATTGGTTTCTGGATTCGACTGGCTCTAATCAATCGTCGTTTCCGTCACTCACTTTAA
- a CDS encoding DNA polymerase IV, whose amino-acid sequence MKSVIFLVDMESFYASIEVARRPEYKGKALVVSGDPNRRSGVILAASKEAKYYGVKNAERLWEAKQKCNQLIIVPPHMQDYIEVSMEITSILKTYTDLVEPYSIDEQFMDVTNSQRLFGSPLEIAKRVQTQIWNQCGVRARVGIGENKILAKLACDHFAKKNAEGIYELKADQLQDTLWPLPVEDLFGVGSQMKRHLYDRGIRTIGQLAATKVEFFKKRWGIHGQVLWMNAHGVDYSPVKISTHDGQKAIGHGMTLPYDYAEKADIHIVLLELCEEVCQRARKNHVHGSTVSLSVSGASYEIRTGFHRQFTMPYATNAALTIYKHLCQLLDQFWDGKPVRRLGISLSSLSDGDSVQLDLFEHKQQQENRELGEAMDLIKARFGKTALLRASSLLPAGQARERAAKIGGHYK is encoded by the coding sequence ATGAAGAGTGTTATTTTTTTAGTTGATATGGAAAGCTTTTACGCTTCTATTGAAGTGGCTAGAAGACCTGAGTACAAGGGTAAAGCCCTTGTCGTATCCGGTGATCCAAACCGGCGTAGTGGGGTTATTTTAGCCGCTTCTAAGGAAGCCAAGTATTACGGTGTCAAAAATGCAGAACGTCTTTGGGAAGCTAAACAAAAATGCAACCAATTAATTATTGTTCCTCCACACATGCAGGACTATATCGAAGTATCAATGGAGATTACATCTATTCTGAAGACCTATACAGACTTGGTTGAACCCTATTCCATTGATGAACAATTTATGGACGTAACCAATTCCCAACGGCTATTTGGTTCTCCTCTAGAGATTGCCAAAAGGGTTCAAACACAAATCTGGAATCAGTGCGGGGTAAGAGCTAGAGTTGGGATTGGCGAGAATAAGATTTTAGCTAAGCTAGCCTGTGATCATTTTGCTAAAAAAAATGCAGAAGGAATATACGAGCTAAAGGCAGACCAGCTTCAGGACACACTTTGGCCTCTACCTGTTGAAGACTTGTTTGGGGTTGGTAGTCAAATGAAACGTCATCTCTATGACCGAGGTATTCGTACAATTGGGCAACTAGCTGCGACAAAAGTTGAATTCTTCAAAAAGAGATGGGGAATACATGGTCAGGTGTTATGGATGAACGCTCATGGGGTTGATTATTCACCTGTGAAGATTTCCACTCACGATGGTCAAAAAGCAATTGGACATGGTATGACCCTGCCTTATGATTATGCAGAAAAAGCAGATATTCACATCGTTTTGCTTGAATTGTGTGAAGAAGTATGTCAGCGGGCTCGAAAAAATCACGTCCACGGTTCAACCGTCTCACTTAGTGTTTCGGGTGCAAGCTACGAGATCCGCACAGGTTTTCACCGCCAGTTTACTATGCCTTATGCGACAAATGCTGCATTAACCATATACAAGCATCTCTGTCAGCTACTTGATCAATTTTGGGATGGGAAACCTGTACGCCGCTTAGGCATCTCGCTTTCTAGTCTTTCTGACGGAGACTCTGTTCAGCTTGATTTATTTGAACACAAACAGCAGCAAGAGAACCGGGAGCTGGGAGAAGCAATGGACCTTATTAAAGCTCGCTTCGGTAAAACCGCTCTACTTCGAGCTTCCTCCCTACTACCGGCCGGCCAAGCCAGAGAGCGTGCCGCAAAAATTGGAGGGCATTATAAATGA
- a CDS encoding YolD-like family protein, which translates to MSDYLKRGNLLWEGSRMMLPEHKQAIRAQNEQEKRVDPPLLDQQELEELGIVAMESLSYTIPVHIVYWEDGFYRKIIAAVERVDQQQKRITCRESAEVSITIEISQLKSIERI; encoded by the coding sequence ATGAGTGATTACTTAAAACGTGGAAACTTGTTATGGGAGGGGAGCCGTATGATGCTACCTGAACATAAACAAGCCATTCGTGCTCAAAACGAGCAAGAAAAACGCGTAGATCCTCCACTACTAGATCAACAGGAGTTAGAAGAGCTCGGTATCGTCGCAATGGAATCCCTCTCATATACCATTCCCGTTCATATCGTGTATTGGGAAGATGGATTTTACCGCAAAATAATCGCTGCCGTTGAAAGAGTGGACCAACAACAAAAACGAATCACCTGTAGAGAAAGCGCGGAAGTCAGTATAACCATAGAGATCAGTCAGTTAAAGAGTATTGAACGAATTTAA